A genomic stretch from Primulina huaijiensis isolate GDHJ02 chromosome 14, ASM1229523v2, whole genome shotgun sequence includes:
- the LOC140958030 gene encoding uncharacterized protein, translating to MWGTYKCFRCGGNGHKVADFPKQKQPVTRRTYVMHAEQAEPDTTLIRGRMLLAGIATYSLLDSGATHSFIFGFFVKRLEILLEDVESGFRVTVPSGEHMVSTSMVKDVELKLQRNFIRADLIVLPMAEFDIILGMDWLTLNGATIDFQQIIIYVPDTDSRSIEDVEVVKDFLDVFPDDVSAIPPEREVEFAVELIPGSMPIYKAPYRLAPAEMKELNDQIQELLYKGSIRPSLSSWRAPVLFAKKRTGV from the exons atgtggggcaccTACAAGTGCTTTAGGTGCGGAGGAAATGGGCATAAGGTTGCTGATTTCCCAAAGCAGAAGCAGCCCGTGACTAGAAGGActtatgttatgcatgctgAGCAAGCGGAGCCAGACACTACGCTTATTAGAGGAAGAATGTTGTTAGCGGGCATAGCTACTTACTCTTTGCTAGATTctggagctacacattctttcatatttGGATTCTTCGTGAAACGATTGGAAATTTTACTGGAGGATGTGGAGTCGGGATTCAGAGTCACAGTGCCTTCAGGCGAACATATGGTTTCTACAAGCATGGTTAAGGATGTGGAGCTCAAGTTGCAAAGGAATTTCATTCGAGCAGACCTTATTGTATTGCCAATGGCcgagttcgacattattttgggcATGGATTGGCTCACACTGAACGGAGCCACTATCGATTTCCAGCAGAT TATTATATATGTACCCGACACTGATAGTCGATCGATTGAGGATGTGGAGGTTGTCAAGGACTTTCTGGATGTGTTCCCCGACGATGTTTCTGCCATcccacccgagagagaggtggaatttgcTGTTGAGTTGATTCCTGGTTCTATGCCGATCTATAAGGCACCATATCGCCTAGCACCTGCTGAGATGAAAGAATTAAATGATCAAATTCAAGAGCTGCTATACAAGGGATCCATTCGCCCTAGTTTATCTTCATGGCGTGCGCCAGTACTGTTTGCGAAGAAAAGGACGGGAGTATGA